In the Oryza glaberrima chromosome 6, OglaRS2, whole genome shotgun sequence genome, one interval contains:
- the LOC127776578 gene encoding uncharacterized protein LOC127776578, whose protein sequence is MMTRGSRGDREGEDVDSWVKKESEWEEAGDGEEDDYSDETEYDDDEESSDEDDDYFSMENRDVRFASEEKWESQIMEQMKFSVSTADPFGIMTIWKGSLHVDGPCQSLDPNLLSMNNFMPQLPLRRKKKNNEEPCRRAIQVFGLTVSSPDNVVQEIYGMFAFRDIRNSQERNFIFEYPRDRPFTLKPGSDKVQPLIQPPRGIYAIGPVVMEYHLMIKGQEEQEDRVLVDGYSIYCPSFYKERSRFHWHIDTGHCGAIDLKMAAVPNAVLATVEIEVIRLGGTHYDSLAIVVALSMIKGMYLVFDSKVSVGKLLPFTVCINREMHLKLFVYGYSSSQIGHGDCSPDGVVSDYDNDGFFSASEDVYYDVLNFIPQFGTYKKMSHNLEDMDVSVTVTWSSLY, encoded by the exons ATGATGACGCGCGGTAGCAGAGGAG ATCGCGAGGGGGAGGATGTGGATTCATGGGTGAAGAAAGAATCTGAATGGGAGGAAGcaggagatggagaagaagacgatTATTCAGACGAAACCgaatatgatgatgatgaggagtcTTCAGACGAAGACGACGATTACTTCTCAATGGAAAATCGGGATGTCCGTTTCGCTTCGGAGGAGAAGTGGGAGAGCCAAATCATGGAACAGATGAAATTCTCTGTCTCCACTGCTGATCCATTTGGGATCATGACGATTTGGAAGGGGTCTCTGCACGTCGATGGGCCGTGCCAATCTCTGGATCCAAACCTCTTATCTATGAACAATTTCA TGCCTCAGTTACCActgagaaggaagaagaagaataatGAGGAGCCTTGCCGTCGAGCCATCCAGGTGTTTGGTCTGACTGTATCTTCTCCTGACAATGTTGTTCAGGAGATCTATGGTATGTTTGCATTCAGAGATATACGAAACAGCCAAGAACGCAATTTCATCTTTGAATACCCAAGAGACAGACCATTTACACTTAAGCCG ggtTCTGATAAGGTGCAACCCCTGATCCAGCCTCCTCGTGGCATCTACGCAATAGGGCCAGTGGTAATGGAGTATCACCTAATGATCAAAGgtcaagaagaacaagaagataGAGTATTGGTAGATGGTTACTCCATCTACTGTCCATCTTTCTACAAAGAACGTTCAAGGTTCCACTGGCACATTGACACTGGCCACTGTGGTGCCATTGATCTGAAGATGGCTGCTGTACCAAACGCCGTGCTGGCTACAGTGGAGATCGAGGTGATTCGTCTCGGAGGAACTCACTACGATTCGCTTGCCATTGTTGTCGCATTATCGATGATCAAGGGTATGTATTTGGTTTTCGATAGCAAGGTTAGCGTAGGCAAGCTACTGCCTTTCACGGTGTGCATCAACAGAGAGATGCATCTGAAGCTGTTCGTGTACGGCTACTCCAGTAGTCAGATTGGGCATGGCGATTGCTCTCCAGATGGTGTTGTTAGTGATTACGACAATGATGGGTTCTTCTCCGCAAGCGAGGATGTTTATTACGACGTTTTGAATTTCATACCACAGTTTGGAACCTATAAGAAAATGTCACACAATCTTGAAGATATGGACGTGTCTGTGACGGTAACCTGGTCTAGCTTGTATTAG
- the LOC127775907 gene encoding E3 ubiquitin-protein ligase EL5-like encodes MLASAAAFTDNPAATATVAARHGVDGGGRRVVVPLFLVTVSLFFVTYQLFGVATAAGAMVLVCAVALAALNVTVTRARRFPFLRLSLGGEEGHGGGGGAGGGGVAPAAAGMDAAAIMALPAAFGYKREQAAAAGWAQCSICLGLARVGEAVRRLPSCGHLFHAGCVDEWLRAHATCPLCRAAVCAAGPDAELPV; translated from the coding sequence atgctcgcctccgccgccgcgttcaCGGACAACCCGGCGGCGACAgccacggtggcggcgcgacacggcgtcgacggcggcggcagaagGGTGGTCGTGCCGCTGTTCCTGGTCACCGTGTCCCTGTTCTTCGTCACGTACCAGCTCTTCGGCGtggccacggcggccggcgccatGGTGCTCGTCTGCGCCGTCGCCCTTGCCGCGCTCAATGTCACGGTCACCCGCGCGCGCCGCTTCCCCTTCCTGCGCCTGTCGCTCGGCGGGGAGGAaggccatggtggtggtggtggcgccggcggtggtggcgtggcgccggcggcggccgggatggacgcggcggcgatcATGGCGCTCCCGGCGGCGTTCGGGTACAAgagggagcaggcggcggcggcggggtgggcgCAGTGCTCGATATGCCTCGGCCTGGCGCGCGTCGGCGAGGCCGTGCGGCGGCTGCCGTCGTGCGGGCACCTGTTCCACGCCGGCTGCGTCGACGAGTGGCTGCGCGCGCACGCGACGTGCCCGctgtgccgcgccgccgtgtgCGCCGCCGGGCCGGATGCGGAGCTGCCCGTCTGA
- the LOC127776579 gene encoding protein IQ-DOMAIN 9-like, whose translation MGSGDWFKTIISKKKSKRGKSKHAKVASQVPNGPNSTNQKSNNGPSSSSDPEDNAALEEWAATRIQNAFRCYKAKKTLRCLKGVKRLHIIGQTNPVNKQTAATLNYIQSWNKLQAEIRNRRAFMVTEGRNRKKKQENQMKLEAKLQNLQVEWNGGSDTMEEILGRIQQREEAAVKRERAMAYAFNHQWRARSATSLGNFNYEVGKGGWGWSWMDRWIAARPWEPRSLVHPENLKKGQAKKENASTNPSALKLQGSISLSNNINDRKAPKKKSSPSPPDQKKPVAASPPDQKKPVALSPPDHKKTVTPSPPDQKKPVARVQKAKAAGPPKAKPKDMKGGQQKKQQQLEVPSLSV comes from the exons ATGGGGTCTGGGGACTGGTTCAAGACGATCATCAGCAAGAAGAAGTCTAAACGTGGCAAGTCAAAACACGCAAAG GTTGCCAGTCAGGTACCCAATGGGCCAAACTCAACAAATCAAAAGTCTAATAATGGTCCTTCCTCTAGTAGTGACCCTGAAGACAATGCAGCACTAGAGGAATGGGCAGCTACTCGAATTCAAAATGCCTTTAGATGCTACAAG GCAAAGAAAACTCTCAGATGTCTCAAGGGGGTTAAAAGATTGCACATTATTGGGCAGACCAATCCAGTTAACAAGCAGACAGCTGCCACATTGAACTACATACAGTCTTGGAACAAGTTGCAGGCAGAGATAAGAAACCGGCGTGCCTTCATGGTCACTGAAGGGCGCAATAGGAAGAAGAAGCAAGAAAATCAAATGAAACTTGAAGCAAAACTCCAAAATTTGCAG GTCGAGTGGAATGGAGGCTCGGATACTATGGAGGAAATACTTGGGAGGATCCAACAAAGGGAAGAAGCCGCAGTAAAGCGTGAACGAGCTATGGCATATGCATTCAATCATCAG TGGAGAGCAAGGTCTGCCACAAGTCTTGGAAACTTCAACTATGAAGTTGGAAAGGGTGGCTGGGGTTGGAGCTGGATGGACCGATGGATAGCGGCACGGCCATGGGAGCCCCGATCACTGGTCCACCCCGAAAACCTGAAGAAAGGACAGGCAAAGAAGGAAAATGCCAGCACAAACCCATCAGCTCTGAAGCTGCAAGGCTCAATCAGTCTAAGCAACAACATCAATGATAGAAAAGCCCCTAAGAAGAAGTCATCACCATCTCCCCCTGATCAGAAGAAACCGGTAGCAGCATCTCCTCCTGATCAGAAGAAACCGGTAGCACTGTCTCCTCCTGATCATAAGAAAACCGTAACACCATCTCCTCCTGATCAAAAGAAACCGGTAGCAAGGGTGCAGAAGGCAAAGGCAGCTGGTCCTCCAAAGGCAAAGCCCAAGGACATGAAAGGGGGCCAACAGAAGAAGCAACAACAACTAGAGGTTCCTTCGCTCAGTGTGTAA